The Rickettsiales bacterium genome segment CACCGTCCGGGCGTTAAAGGCGGTTATTTCCCCGTTCAGCCGGTTGACTCCCTGTCCGATATGCGTGCTGAAATGATCTCCGTGCTGGACGCAGTCGGCCTTTCCGGCGTACTGCACCACCATGAAGTGGCTCCCGGCCAGTGCGAACTCGGTTTCGATTTCAGCACGCTGACCGCTACTGCTGATAACGTGCAGAAATATAAATATGTTGTGCATAACGTAGCACATTCCTATGGCAAGAGCGTAACCTTCATGCCCAAGCCGATTTCGGGCGATAACGGTTCCGGCATGCACGTTCACCAGTCGATCTGGAAAGCAGGCAAGCCGCTGTTCGCCGGTAACGGTTATGCAGACCTGTCCGAAATGTGCCTGTACTATATCGGCGGTATCATTAAGCATGCCAAGGCGCTCAACGCGTTTACCAACCCGTCCACCAACAGCTACAAGCGCCTGATCCCGGGCTTTGAAGCTCCGGTGCTGCTGGCTTACTCTTCGCGCAACCGTTCGGCTTCCATCCGTATTCCGTATGTGGCAAATCCGAAAGGCAAGCGTATCGAAGTCCGCTTCCCTGATCCGACCGCAAACCCCTATTATGCATTCGCTGCCATGATGATGGCGGGCCTTGACGGTATCGAGAACAAGATCCACCCCGGCGATGCAATGGATAAGAATCTCTATGACCTGCCGCCGGAAGAACTCAAGAACGTTCCGACCGTCAGTGGTTCCTTGCGTGATTCGCTGGCAGCTCTCTCTGCCGACCGCGCCTTCCTCAAGAAGGGTGACGTGTTCACGGACGAACAGATCGATGCGTATATCGAACTGAAGATGGAAGAAGTGTATAAGTGGGAACACTCGCCGGCTCCGGTTGAATTCCAGATGTACTACAGCGTCTAATGCTGCTTCACGTTTAGCGGGTTGCAGGCATTGGCTTATGGGCCGGTGCCTGCAACTTTTTTATGTGTGTTTATGGCCAACACTGACATATCTCAATTCCGTGCGGAAATAGATGCGATTGACGATAAGATCATCGCTTTGCTGAATGAGCGTTCAGCGATTGTCAAAAGGGTCGGTATTGCCAAGAAAAACAGCCAGCGCGAAGGCATTTGCTATATTCGCTCAGGCCGTGAGGCGGAAGTGGTCCGCCGTATTTATACAAAGTTGAAATCCGGCATATTTCCAGCGGAAGCCTCGATCCAGATGTGGCGCATGATTATCTGCGCGTCGCTTTCCCTGGAATCCGCCATGTCTGTTTCAACCTATGTTCCGCAGGGTGAAGAAGCAGTCTATTGGCTGGCGCGTGAATATTTTGGCAATGTCCTACCGGTTTCAGGGCATGATAATACCGAGAGTGTATGGCAAGACCTTGCTTCCGGTAAGGCACAGGTTGGCGTGTTTCCTGTGAGAGGGCGATGGTGGCGCGAGTTGCCTCACGATATAAAAATATTCGCCTGCATACCTTTCCTGTTACCCCAGAACTCTTCTATCCAAGCCCTAGCGGCTGCCAGGCTCGAGCCGGAGAATACCGGTGACGATATAAGCCTGATGAGTATCAAAGCTGATGCTTCTTTCAACGAATCCAAACTCCAAGCACTGTTTTTCAGTCATGATGTCAAAGCCAGGTTGGCTGACACGTGCGAAGATGGCGTCTGCCTTGTTGAAGCACAAGGTTTTATTGCCGCTGACAGCGCTGTCATTTCGGATATACAACATAAAACCGGGTTTGCTGTAACGCTGCTTGGCGCGTATGCTGCTCCCATCACTGTCTAACCCAGAGGAATCTATGTCACTGCCGCAGCCCCAACCGGGCATTATGTCCATCAAGCCTTACGTTGCCGGAAAATCCAAGGCCGGAACGCAGAAGATCATCAAGCTTTCCTCTAATGAAAATAATCTCGGTGCGAGCCCGTTAGCCGTGCAGGCGATTGCGGAAAGCGCTGCGAAAGTTCACCGCTATCCTGACAGTCGCTGCGCGGAACTGCGTGAAGCGATCGGGCAGGTTTATAAAATGAATCCGGCGCGCATTGTCTGCGGTGCGGGTTCCGACGAACTGATTGGGCTGCTGGTGAATGCCTATGCCGGGTCAGGTGATGAAGTGCTGTACAGCCAGCATGGTTTCCTGATGTATAAGATTTATACACTCGGAGCCGGGGCTACACCAGTCGTGGCACCTGAGAAAAATCTGATTGCGGATGTGGATGCGATATTAGCGCATGTGACGCCGCGCACGAAGCTGGTATTCATTGCCAACCCGAATAATCCTACGGGCTCCTGCCTTCCAGCCAGCGAACTTAAACGTCTGCATAAGGGATTGCCAGAAAATGTGATTCTCGTGATTGACGATGCTTATGCGGAATATGTGGATTCGCCGGATTATTCTGACGGGCGCGAATTAGTAGATGAAGCGCATAACGTGGTCATGCTCAGGACGTTCTCCAAGATATATGGACTCTCGGCTTTGCGTCTGGGATGGGGCTATTTTCCTGAAGGTATTGCCGATGTGCTAAACCGCGTGCGTGGACCATTTAACGTTTCCGCCGTTGCACAGGCTGCCGGTGTTGCTGCCATTAAGGACGTGCAGTATGTTCAAAAGGCAAAGGAGCATAATACCAAATGGCGTGAATGGGTGAGCAAACAGCTGGCCTCTAATGTGATGACAGTGCACCCTTCGGCAGCTAATTTTATCCTCGTGCAATTCCCAGGCGGCAAGCTCAGCGCACAGGCGGCCAATGCTTTTCTGCTGGAGCGTGGAATCATACCGCGTGAAGTGGGAGAATACGGTTTACCTGATTGTCTGCGTATTACCATCGGTACGGAAGAAGAAAACCGTGCGCTTGTGGATGGGCTGAAAGCTTTTGTGGAAAGCAACGCGTGACGCAAGCCGTTTATAAACGTGTTGCGATATTGGGGCTTGGTCTCATCGGCGGCTCTGTTGCGCGTGCGCTGGCTGAAAAAGGGCTGGCTACGCATATTGCAGCTTATAACCACTCAGAGCGTGCGCTTGATTATGCCCTAAAGACCGGCTTCATACATTCCGCGCATCAAACCGCAGGGGAAGCGGTCAAGGATGCCGATATTGTTGTACTGGCCACGCCGCCGCAAGCTTTTGCCGGGCTGATGCAGGAAATAGCTATAGAGCTAAAGCCGGGCGCAATCGTAACGGATGTAGGGTCTGTCAAACAAAGCGCCATTGCTGCAATCATGCCGTATCTGCCGCCGCATGCACATTATGTGCCTGCGCATCCGATAGCAGGCAGCGAGAAGACTGGGGCTGAAGCTTCCGCGGCTTCGCTCTTTTCCGGAAAGAAAGTCATCCTGACTCCGGAAGAAGCAGACCTGCGTTCGGAGCCTGTGAATGAAGTGCGCGATTTCTGGGAGAGGATTGGCGCGAAGGTAGAGTTTATGCCCGCCGCTTTGCATGATCTCATTTATGCTTATGTTTCCCATCTGCCGCAGGCGGTCGCGTTCGCCGTTGCACCGTTGATTGACCGTGCGGTTACGGACGATAAATATGTGCGCTTTACTCGTCTTACGCGCTCGGATGCTGCGTTGTGGGCGGATATTTATATCGAAAATGCTGATTGTGTCGGTCATGCGATCGATGATTTATTGCGCTTTACCATGCAGATTCATGGCGAACTCAAGGCCAACCCGCCGGGAGAAGGAGAGGCGGGTAATCCGGCGATGTTATTTGCTGCGCTTATCGGCGCATGTCTTATTGCCACGGCTTCGCTCTTACAGGAGCAAGCCGGAATAAACCCTGTGCGATATGCCGGAACGGGATTTGCGGATATGACGGCCGCGCGTATGGACGATCCGCAACTCCTGCTCTCAAAAGTTTCCGCTGCCAATCATACGATTGCCCCCTTATTGGGACAGATGATTGCGAGGTTGCAACAGGTAAGAAATGTACTTGCACAGAAGGACAAGCAGGCGCTAACATCTGCCCTCCAGTAATCAACCTACGGGGGAAGCCTATGCGCAGTGCCGTCAGAAATATTCTCATCAGCTTGATTATTGCGGGCATGTCCTCCGTTGCTATAGCCGCTGAACTTACGCCGGGACAGGATGCGCCAGATTTTACTGCGAAGGCTACAGACGGCACGAAGGTAAAGCTTTCTTCCTTAAAGGGTAAAATTGTGGTGCTCGACTGGGCGAATTACGGTTGCCCGTTCGACCATATGCATTATTCCAGCGGCAACCTTCCAACGCTGCAGGAAAAATATACGCAGAAAGGTATTGTCTGGCTGAGCGTAATGTCTTCCGCGCCGGGCAAGCAGGGTTATTTTACGCAGGATCAATTCAAGCAGCAGAATACTGAGAATCACAATCATGCAACGCATGTGTTGATGGATGCAGATGGTAAGATAGGACACCTCTACGGCGCAAAGACGACACCGCATATATTCGTGATCGATCCCCAAGGCAAACTGGCTTATGAAGGTGCGATTGACAGCGTTCCCTCCACCGATCCGGCATCGCTTGCCAAAGCCACTCCGTTTGCGGCCAATGCGATTGACGCCGTGCTTGCGGGGCAAAAACCGAATCCGGATTTTTCTCCTTCTTACGGCTGCAGCATTAAGTATTAGGTGAAATCAGTTTCCGTGCAGGACAAAGATGCCTTCTTCGCCGAACAGGTTGGCGAACATGCCTTTGCCCTGGAAGTAAGAAGGCATCCCTCGGTCATCGATATAAACGCGCTTGTCGATTGTGATATGCATCAGGTCGCATAGCTCGACGAAATCGGTCAGCGTACAGAAATGGATGTTCGGTGTGTCGTGCCACTGATAGGAGAGTGTTTTGGTAACCGGCATGCGCCCCAGAAACCCAAGATAAGCACGGTTTTTCCAGTAGCCGAAATTGGGCACGGAAACGATAGCGTGTTTGCCGATGCGCACGAGGTTGGCCAGTACCTCTTTAGGTGCGCGCATAGTCTGCAGTGTCTGGCTCAGGATTACGTAATCATAGGCCTTGTCGGGATAGTATTGCAGGTCGGTATCCGCATCTCCCTGCACGACGCAAATGCCTTTCGCAATGGCGGCATTCACGCCGGACTGGCTTAATTCCAGCCCGCGCCCGTCCACTTTCTTTTCCGATGCCAGCAGACTTAATAACTCACCATCGCCGCAGCCAATATCCAACACCTTGCTGCCTTCGGGCACGAAATCTGCAATCACTTTAAGGGCAGGGCGTAATGTCATATCATATTCCCCTTACCTTGGCGGAGCCGTTGATGAAACCGCCGACGCTTGCGAAGAATTCAGGCTCGTCGAGTAGGAAAGCATCGTGTCCTTTATCCGTGGTGATATCAGCAAAGCTTACATTCGCCGCGACGGCATTCAGCGCGCGTACAAGATTGCGGCTTTCCGAAGAGGGGAACAACCAGTCCGAGGTGAATGAAATGACAAGAAAGCGGATTTTGGTGCCCTTGAAACACTGCGTCAGCCCGCCGTTTTGTGTGAGGTCGAAATAATCCATCGCACGGGTGATATAGAAATAGGAATTGGCATCGAACCGTTCCACAAAAGCGGCTCCCTGATGGCGCAGATAACTCTCCACCTGGAAATCCGCCTCAAAACCATAAGATACCTGTTCGCGGTCCTGTAAAGTGCGTCCGAATTTTCTGTGCAGTGCGTTGTCGGAAAGATAGGTTACATGCGCTGCCATGCGTGCAACGCCGAGTCCTTTTTCCGGTATCTTCTTTTCGTCGTAATAGCGTCCTTCACACCAGTCCGGGTCCACCATGATCGCCTGACGGCCGATCTCATGGAATGCGATATTCTGTGCTGAATGCCTTGCGGAGGTGGCAATAGGGATCGCGGAAAAAACACGTTCAGGGTAAAGAGCTGTCCAGGCAAGCGTCAACATGCCTCCCATGGAGCCGCCGATTACGCAGAAAAGCTGTGCAATGCCGAGGTAGTCCAGTAGCAATGCCTGAGCACGTACCATGTCGTTAATTGTGAGGACGGGGAAATCCAGCCCATAAGGCTTTCCAGTGACCGGATTTATGGATTTGGGTCCGAACGATCCCATGCAGCCGCCGATCACATTAGAAGCGACGATGAAGAAACGTTCCGTATCGAGCGGTTTGCCGGGACCGATAATGGATTCCCACCAGCCGGGCTTGCCGGTGACGGGATGGGGGCTAGCGGCATATTGATCGCCCGTCAGGCCATGGCAGACCAGAATGGCGTTGCTTTTCTCCGCATTCAACCTGCCGTAGGTCTGGTAGGCGACGGGAAAAGAGGCAATCTCCATACCGCATTCAAGTTTCAGCGGTTTTTCAGCCGCGACCATAGCGATATTGCCCACGGCAACCTCACGGTAACTTGTGCCGAATGTGGATATGATCGTGCTGTTTTCGCTCATGGGCCTGTTCTTAGCAAATTGCCAGTGCTGAACTTACATGATATATTCGCGCAAATGCAATCATATTAGAGGAATTTTATGCGCAAAATAGCCATTGCACCCATGGTGTTGTTTCTGGCCGGATTGTCCGCCTGTAATGACACGGCCGTACCGTATAAAGAGCCAGTCAGCTTTGCCGGTGAGCAATATACGCTCAATGTGGCAGGCGTTAACGTTGTGGATGAATATCAGTCCAGCAAGGAATTGCCGAATGTAGAGCTGCTTTCCGATATTACGCCCGCGCAGGCGATGAGGCAATGGTCGGATGAGCGGCTTGTGGCCAAAGGGAACACTGGTCGTGCGGAAGTGGTCATTAAGGATGCGCATATTGTGCAGAAATCCTTGCCCAAAAAGAAGAGCGGCGTAGAGGGATATTTCACAACCGAGCAGACGCAGGAACTGAACGGAAGGCTTGAGGTGGAAATTAAAATATATGACGGCATCAGTGCGCTTCCTCTAGCGATGGTTCAGGCCTCTTCCGAAAGCTCCATGACGCTACCTGAGAATGCCACTATCATGGACCGTAACAAAGCCTATCATGCAATCACTGTGGAACTTGTGCACAGGATTGAGCCTCCTGTAGTGCAGGGTATTCAGGGGCATTTCGGCAAGTTCATGATGTAAAAAAGCTAGTGAGGCGGTAATGGGCGATTTCCAGTGACAGGGGAAGAGGTACGTTCGCGCCAGCTTGCTTGCGGTAATACCGCCTTTTTATCTTCACGAACGCGAGCGATGAAGCTGTTATAATCGTTTTCTATAGTATCCTTGTGGGCTCTTGTGTCTATGGCTTGAGGGTTAGTCAGCAATGCCATTATTGCTTCTTCGCTCATTTCCATTTCCACTCGGGGACGGGGGATGCCATTCTTATCCGTATAGCCTGATTGTTCGGCTTTCAGGAACTTAATTTTTCCGTCATCTGTTTCTTTGGGGCGAAATCCAAGCAGGAATAATATGCGTAAGCTTGCTTCATTATCAGGATCTGCACCGGAATATAGGCTGGTCGCTCCTGTATGCTGATAGAGAAAGCGCACCATTTCTACACTGCCTCGTATCGCCAGCCCCTTTCCTTGGGCTTCTTCAAGCAGTACATACCCTATACCCTTCTGTCCGGGTTTTGCAGTGTGATCCGTTCCTTTCCCGAATGCCTGCTCAACAGAGAATCCCTCTATCATACCAAGCGTTTCACCGTTCGTTCCGCATAGTTTAAGAATATAAGATTTCCTATCCCTTCCTCTTGGAGCAAGTGCTTCCGTATAAAGGTAGTCATGACATGCTATGGCCGGTGGTTCCTGATTTCCGCTTTTAAGCAGCAGGGTCTGCGGCCCACCTTCAGGATTACTGTAAGTCGCATCGTATCTGCGCTGAAAGTATTGTTCTATGGATTCGTCGCCTTCCTTGTATTGTCTGTACTCCTGTGAAAGCCATTTTCTTACCAAATGCATTTGCGTAGTTTCATCTCTTCGGCCTGCGAAACTATGAGGATCAAGATCGATAAGCCGGTCTTCCTCCTGATTTAGCTTACCCGTGAAGGGGCCAAACTCAATGCCGGAAAGAGCCATTTCATAGATTTCCTGCAAATCAGCCGGTTTACATTCACAAAGTGTGAGCTTCTCACCGCTACGGGCTTCCAGCCAGAGCTCTACATTTCCAATGTCTTTATACGGTTGAGGGTTGCGAGATGGAGGGGGGTAAATCCTGCTTCGCCTTTCTGTATCAAAAATACTGGATTCTCCAATAGGCTGAAATCTTCCCAGTGCAGCAATAAGTTTATTTTGAATATGGCTTGCTAATACTTCTGCCTGCCCTTTTCCACACGTGAGCTTATAGCTGTAAAGGTTTGAATTCTCCTGGGGAATACTCACAGGATAACCAAAGTCCGGTGCTTCTATGCCTGCGCAATATTGTGTGATTTCATCTGACAGCAATACTTCGCGAATGGCATTAAAAATTGCTTTATTGTCAGGTGAATGCTTATCCTGTCTGATAAAAATAGGAAATTCGTTAACAATGGAAGCACTTTGGCCCATAGGGGGGCTGGGATCAAAGGCAATTTGTGTGCCGTTAAATATTTCGTTGAACGTTCTGCTACGCACTATTCTCTGTCCGCCCTCTGCATATTCAATATGAGCCGGAACGGCAGGGATATGTTCAGTTTCTCCGGGCAGAAAGGAAAGGGTGGGTGTGGATGGCATGAAGCTGTTGGCAATGATGGAACTGTTCCAATTTTATTTTATATTCCTTAACAATATGTTAAAATGTCTCATGTAAAAATATATACGTGTTTCCTCCCTTTCCATTGAAAGGCTAAGTGTATGGATTTCCTGATTATCGGCGGCGGTATTATCGGGCTTACCACGGCGCATACGCTAAAGACACGCCACCCTGATCTTTCCGTTACAATCTTAGAGAAGGAAGCCGATGTCGGACGGCATGCTAGCGGCCGCAATAGTGGCGTGCTGCATGCGGGCTTTTATTATTCCGCCGACTCACTGAAGGCGCGCTTCTGCCGCGATGGTAACCGCGCACTGCGCGCGTACTGCAAGGAAAACGGCTTGCACCTGAATGAATGCCGTAAACTGGTTATCGCTGTCGATGCACAGGAAGTGGAGGGGCTTCGCGAGTTGAAACGGCGCGGCGATGTAAACGGCGTTCCGGTGGAGCTGATCACAGAAAAAGAAGCCGTGGAGATTGAGCCGAATGTGCGTACGCATGAATATGCGCTGCTCTCGCCGACCACAGCGACGTTCGATCCGGTAGAAATATGCAGGCATCTGCGTTCGCGCCTGACCGATATGGGGGTGAAGATCGTTCTGAACTCACCGTATCAGAAGAATCTCGGTGGCAATCGTGTGATGGCCGGAGGCGAGGTGTTTGAAGGTGGCGTTATCATCAACTGTGCAGGGCTTTATGCGGTGGATGTGGCACAGGATTTCGGCTTTGCCACGGATTATACGGTGCTGCCTTTCAAAGGTGTGTATCTGAATTATACAGGACAGGATCGACCGCTGCATACGCTGATTTACGGCGTGCCGGATATGCGTAAGCCTTTCCTTGGCGTGCAGTTTGCCATTGGCGTGGATGGTAGTATTCGCATCGGTCCTACGGCGATTCCAGCTTTCTGGCGCGAAAATTACCACGGGCTTTCTAACTTCAATGCTCGTGAGATGGCAGAGATTCTATACTGGCAGGCCAATCTGTTCCTGCGCAATTCCTTCGGCTTCAGGACGTTCGCACTGGAGGAAATGCAGAAATACCGCAAGAGTAACCTGATCGAGCATGCGTTCAGGATGGTCAGAAACTTGGATGCTTCCAAATTCAGCCAGTGGGGCAGGCCGGGCATCCGCGCGCAATTGCTGAATAAGAAAACCTTATCGCTTGTGCAGGATTTTGCCGTGGAAGGCGATCAGAAGTCCCTGCATGTGCTCAATGCCGTTTCGCCTGCGTTCACCTCCAGCTTTGCGTTTGCCGCATGGCTTGCAGATAAGGTGGATAGTTTACGCTGAGCTTCCGTATTTAAGGAATTTGAGCAGCAATGGCATGGTGATGCCTTGTATCAGTACAGAAAACGCCACTGTCGTAAAGGTCACAACAACAATCTCGTTATGTAGCGGGATCGTCTCAGGCAAAGAAAGTACTAGCGCGAGCGCCAATGCGCCGCGCAAGCCTCCCCACCATAAAACATGCTGGTATTTTTCCGGTATGGCCCATCTGGTTTTCTTAAGCGGAAGGCATAAAGGATAGACGGATAGTGCCCTGCCAATTAACACCAGCAGGATGGCGACGGGCAGGGCAATATTGGTGATGGCGTTGAAGGGAATTTCCGCCACGCGCAAGCCCATCATCAGAAATATAATCGAATTGGCGAGGAACGCCGCAAACTCCCAGAAGTCCAGAATAAACGCTTTTCCGCGCTCGGAAACGGGTTTCTTCTTATGCTCACTGTCGTCTTCGCTTTGAATTCCCGAATGGCCGATGATCAGGCCTGCTGTTACCGTTGCCAGCACACCGGAAACATGCAGGTGCTCGGCCAGCAGGAATGAGCCATACGCTATGACGGTGGTCAGAGCGGTTTCCAGAAGATGGTCGGAGGCACGGCCGGCAAGGAACATAGTGACATAGGCGCATATCGCTCCTGCGAGTATGCCGCCGCCTGCGGAGAATGCGATTGCCTGTAATACAGAACCTGGGGATACAGCTGCGCTTCCAGTTGCCTGTGTCCAGGCCAGCACGACTGCAAAGAGTACTGCGGCTACGCCGTCGTTAAACAGACTCTCGCTTTCCACCAGCAGGCGCAGTCGGCCTGTCACGCCCGTGTCCTTGAACATGGCAATGACGGCGACCGGGTCGGTAGCGGAGATCAGCACGCCAAATGCCAGCGCCGCGCTTAAAGGCCATTGCAGAAAATACCCCATGCCCCAGGTCACGAATAATGCGGCGATAATGACACCGGCATTGGCAAGCAGTAAAATAGGGAACATATCACGCCGCAATTCCTTCCAGTGTAAATTGATTGCGGCTTCAAATAACAGTGGCGGCAGGATAACATCGAATATGAATTCATGCGTCAGGCGGAGACCGGGACTGACATGAAAAAGAGCAAGCACAATACCTGTCAGCACAAGCCCGACCGTATAGGGTAGGCGCAGTCTATGCGCTGCAAGCGCCACGATAATCGCTACGATTAAAAGAAATATGGTTTGTTCGATGATTGTGCTCATTCCATACTCTTGTTTTACTTCGGTTACTGCCAGATGAACTCAGGAATTACATAATCGGGTTTTATTCCTTCATCCCTGAACAATTTATCCAGCTTCTCTTTGTAGTCGGGTGCGGAGGGTTCCCCAAGTGTTTTTTTGACGATTCCGCCCGTGACCAGTACGTTTGCGAGGCCGGTGCGGGCTGCTCCGGCAATATCGGTGCCAAGACTGTCGCCAATCGCAATAATGCGCTTCTTGCCATGATGTTCTAGCCCTTCCAGCGAGGCTTCATACACAGCGCGATGCGGTTTACCGAAATAAGTGATTTCACCGCCCATCATACGGTATTCCTCCGCGAGTATACCGGCGCAATATACATGGTGGCCGCTTAAGCTGACGACTTCCTTGTCCGGATTGACGCAGAGCAATGGCAGTTTTGCCTTGATGCATTCCTTCATCAACGGCACTAGTTCCTTAATCGGCTGATTGTCGTAGAAGGAGTGGGAGAGCAGCACGAATTGCGCGGATTCAGGCTGTTTAACTTCTGTGTAGTTTAGTCCTCCAAGGATATGGCGGTCTTTTTCCAAACCAATGTAAATGTAATGCCTTCCATGCGGTTTGAAAAAGGATTTTTCCGGATGGGCGAGGCATTGGTAGAACACTTCGCCTGAGGTCACG includes the following:
- a CDS encoding redoxin domain-containing protein, encoding MRSAVRNILISLIIAGMSSVAIAAELTPGQDAPDFTAKATDGTKVKLSSLKGKIVVLDWANYGCPFDHMHYSSGNLPTLQEKYTQKGIVWLSVMSSAPGKQGYFTQDQFKQQNTENHNHATHVLMDADGKIGHLYGAKTTPHIFVIDPQGKLAYEGAIDSVPSTDPASLAKATPFAANAIDAVLAGQKPNPDFSPSYGCSIKY
- a CDS encoding sodium:proton antiporter yields the protein MSTIIEQTIFLLIVAIIVALAAHRLRLPYTVGLVLTGIVLALFHVSPGLRLTHEFIFDVILPPLLFEAAINLHWKELRRDMFPILLLANAGVIIAALFVTWGMGYFLQWPLSAALAFGVLISATDPVAVIAMFKDTGVTGRLRLLVESESLFNDGVAAVLFAVVLAWTQATGSAAVSPGSVLQAIAFSAGGGILAGAICAYVTMFLAGRASDHLLETALTTVIAYGSFLLAEHLHVSGVLATVTAGLIIGHSGIQSEDDSEHKKKPVSERGKAFILDFWEFAAFLANSIIFLMMGLRVAEIPFNAITNIALPVAILLVLIGRALSVYPLCLPLKKTRWAIPEKYQHVLWWGGLRGALALALVLSLPETIPLHNEIVVVTFTTVAFSVLIQGITMPLLLKFLKYGSSA
- a CDS encoding homoserine O-acetyltransferase, encoding MSENSTIISTFGTSYREVAVGNIAMVAAEKPLKLECGMEIASFPVAYQTYGRLNAEKSNAILVCHGLTGDQYAASPHPVTGKPGWWESIIGPGKPLDTERFFIVASNVIGGCMGSFGPKSINPVTGKPYGLDFPVLTINDMVRAQALLLDYLGIAQLFCVIGGSMGGMLTLAWTALYPERVFSAIPIATSARHSAQNIAFHEIGRQAIMVDPDWCEGRYYDEKKIPEKGLGVARMAAHVTYLSDNALHRKFGRTLQDREQVSYGFEADFQVESYLRHQGAAFVERFDANSYFYITRAMDYFDLTQNGGLTQCFKGTKIRFLVISFTSDWLFPSSESRNLVRALNAVAANVSFADITTDKGHDAFLLDEPEFFASVGGFINGSAKVRGI
- the lhgO gene encoding L-2-hydroxyglutarate oxidase, with the translated sequence MDFLIIGGGIIGLTTAHTLKTRHPDLSVTILEKEADVGRHASGRNSGVLHAGFYYSADSLKARFCRDGNRALRAYCKENGLHLNECRKLVIAVDAQEVEGLRELKRRGDVNGVPVELITEKEAVEIEPNVRTHEYALLSPTTATFDPVEICRHLRSRLTDMGVKIVLNSPYQKNLGGNRVMAGGEVFEGGVIINCAGLYAVDVAQDFGFATDYTVLPFKGVYLNYTGQDRPLHTLIYGVPDMRKPFLGVQFAIGVDGSIRIGPTAIPAFWRENYHGLSNFNAREMAEILYWQANLFLRNSFGFRTFALEEMQKYRKSNLIEHAFRMVRNLDASKFSQWGRPGIRAQLLNKKTLSLVQDFAVEGDQKSLHVLNAVSPAFTSSFAFAAWLADKVDSLR
- a CDS encoding prephenate dehydrogenase/arogenate dehydrogenase family protein, giving the protein MTQAVYKRVAILGLGLIGGSVARALAEKGLATHIAAYNHSERALDYALKTGFIHSAHQTAGEAVKDADIVVLATPPQAFAGLMQEIAIELKPGAIVTDVGSVKQSAIAAIMPYLPPHAHYVPAHPIAGSEKTGAEASAASLFSGKKVILTPEEADLRSEPVNEVRDFWERIGAKVEFMPAALHDLIYAYVSHLPQAVAFAVAPLIDRAVTDDKYVRFTRLTRSDAALWADIYIENADCVGHAIDDLLRFTMQIHGELKANPPGEGEAGNPAMLFAALIGACLIATASLLQEQAGINPVRYAGTGFADMTAARMDDPQLLLSKVSAANHTIAPLLGQMIARLQQVRNVLAQKDKQALTSALQ
- the glnA gene encoding type I glutamate--ammonia ligase, which translates into the protein MSDKNNAISHALNLIKEHEVQFVDFRFTDPKGKWQHTAYSAKKVDKGVFEDGIMFDGSSIAGWKSINESDMILMPDASTAFLDPFTAQPTIVIFCDVIEPSTGQNYSRDPRSTAKRAEQYLAYTGLGDKAYFGPELEFFVFDDVRYKVSMNEAFYSLDSEESPHNTGKVYETGNMGHRPGVKGGYFPVQPVDSLSDMRAEMISVLDAVGLSGVLHHHEVAPGQCELGFDFSTLTATADNVQKYKYVVHNVAHSYGKSVTFMPKPISGDNGSGMHVHQSIWKAGKPLFAGNGYADLSEMCLYYIGGIIKHAKALNAFTNPSTNSYKRLIPGFEAPVLLAYSSRNRSASIRIPYVANPKGKRIEVRFPDPTANPYYAFAAMMMAGLDGIENKIHPGDAMDKNLYDLPPEELKNVPTVSGSLRDSLAALSADRAFLKKGDVFTDEQIDAYIELKMEEVYKWEHSPAPVEFQMYYSV
- a CDS encoding chorismate mutase, with the translated sequence MANTDISQFRAEIDAIDDKIIALLNERSAIVKRVGIAKKNSQREGICYIRSGREAEVVRRIYTKLKSGIFPAEASIQMWRMIICASLSLESAMSVSTYVPQGEEAVYWLAREYFGNVLPVSGHDNTESVWQDLASGKAQVGVFPVRGRWWRELPHDIKIFACIPFLLPQNSSIQALAAARLEPENTGDDISLMSIKADASFNESKLQALFFSHDVKARLADTCEDGVCLVEAQGFIAADSAVISDIQHKTGFAVTLLGAYAAPITV
- a CDS encoding GNAT family N-acetyltransferase, whose protein sequence is MPSTPTLSFLPGETEHIPAVPAHIEYAEGGQRIVRSRTFNEIFNGTQIAFDPSPPMGQSASIVNEFPIFIRQDKHSPDNKAIFNAIREVLLSDEITQYCAGIEAPDFGYPVSIPQENSNLYSYKLTCGKGQAEVLASHIQNKLIAALGRFQPIGESSIFDTERRSRIYPPPSRNPQPYKDIGNVELWLEARSGEKLTLCECKPADLQEIYEMALSGIEFGPFTGKLNQEEDRLIDLDPHSFAGRRDETTQMHLVRKWLSQEYRQYKEGDESIEQYFQRRYDATYSNPEGGPQTLLLKSGNQEPPAIACHDYLYTEALAPRGRDRKSYILKLCGTNGETLGMIEGFSVEQAFGKGTDHTAKPGQKGIGYVLLEEAQGKGLAIRGSVEMVRFLYQHTGATSLYSGADPDNEASLRILFLLGFRPKETDDGKIKFLKAEQSGYTDKNGIPRPRVEMEMSEEAIMALLTNPQAIDTRAHKDTIENDYNSFIARVREDKKAVLPQASWRERTSSPVTGNRPLPPH
- the metW gene encoding methionine biosynthesis protein MetW: MTLRPALKVIADFVPEGSKVLDIGCGDGELLSLLASEKKVDGRGLELSQSGVNAAIAKGICVVQGDADTDLQYYPDKAYDYVILSQTLQTMRAPKEVLANLVRIGKHAIVSVPNFGYWKNRAYLGFLGRMPVTKTLSYQWHDTPNIHFCTLTDFVELCDLMHITIDKRVYIDDRGMPSYFQGKGMFANLFGEEGIFVLHGN
- the hisC gene encoding histidinol-phosphate transaminase, with protein sequence MSLPQPQPGIMSIKPYVAGKSKAGTQKIIKLSSNENNLGASPLAVQAIAESAAKVHRYPDSRCAELREAIGQVYKMNPARIVCGAGSDELIGLLVNAYAGSGDEVLYSQHGFLMYKIYTLGAGATPVVAPEKNLIADVDAILAHVTPRTKLVFIANPNNPTGSCLPASELKRLHKGLPENVILVIDDAYAEYVDSPDYSDGRELVDEAHNVVMLRTFSKIYGLSALRLGWGYFPEGIADVLNRVRGPFNVSAVAQAAGVAAIKDVQYVQKAKEHNTKWREWVSKQLASNVMTVHPSAANFILVQFPGGKLSAQAANAFLLERGIIPREVGEYGLPDCLRITIGTEEENRALVDGLKAFVESNA